A genomic window from Arthrobacter globiformis includes:
- a CDS encoding DUF998 domain-containing protein: protein MAAAAQVPSARATFLPDTASTRQYIGAWAVLSVVQYFVAEAAVIGAWAGPGPYSRRTGLISDLGAVSCGVFDGRSICSPLHVLMNSSFVVQGLGMLLGALLLSSALLRVAARAGVRVAASHSGEVPWYSAVAARILTGTAGTGTIIVGLVPEDLESGWHYAGAVMYFIAGSLALLLLGALWLRQSPLGWFVLASGGVSAAALVTAGVTGLDVPEPGTLERLMGYPITIGLAAAGLVIAQRVRQERQVRRALARARAVRGA from the coding sequence ATGGCCGCCGCAGCTCAAGTCCCTTCCGCCCGGGCGACGTTCCTGCCCGACACCGCCTCCACGCGGCAGTACATCGGGGCGTGGGCGGTGCTCAGCGTGGTCCAGTATTTCGTGGCGGAGGCGGCGGTCATCGGCGCCTGGGCCGGACCCGGCCCCTACAGCCGGCGGACCGGCCTCATCAGCGACCTGGGCGCCGTGAGTTGCGGCGTCTTTGACGGCCGCAGCATCTGTTCGCCGCTGCACGTGCTGATGAATTCCTCCTTTGTGGTGCAGGGCCTGGGCATGCTCCTGGGCGCGCTGCTGCTGAGCTCGGCGCTGCTGCGGGTTGCTGCCCGGGCCGGCGTGCGGGTGGCGGCAAGCCATTCCGGCGAAGTGCCCTGGTACTCGGCGGTGGCGGCGCGGATCCTCACCGGGACCGCTGGGACGGGCACGATCATCGTGGGGCTGGTCCCGGAGGACCTGGAATCGGGCTGGCACTACGCCGGGGCCGTGATGTACTTCATCGCCGGTTCCCTGGCGCTGCTGCTGCTCGGCGCCTTGTGGCTCCGGCAGTCCCCGCTGGGCTGGTTCGTTCTGGCCTCCGGCGGGGTGTCCGCGGCCGCGCTCGTCACGGCGGGCGTCACCGGCCTGGACGTCCCCGAGCCGGGAACCCTGGAACGGCTGATGGGCTATCCGATCACCATTGGCCTCGCCGCCGCCGGCCTGGTAATCGCCCAGCGCGTCCGGCAGGAACGGCAGGTGCGCAGGGCCCTTGCCCGGGCCCGGGCGGTCCGGGGCGCCTAG
- a CDS encoding NUDIX hydrolase, whose translation MNPRIIVSAVCVYDATGRLLTVRKRGTDKFMHPGGKPEPGETAVQAAARELQEEVGIIVDPRELTLMGVWLADAANEAATEIEATVFTAPGTWVAHPSAEIAEIRWLDLTAELPGDLAPLLTDHILPALAQSGL comes from the coding sequence GTGAATCCGCGCATCATCGTTTCCGCCGTGTGTGTCTACGACGCCACTGGCCGGCTCCTGACCGTCCGCAAGCGCGGCACGGACAAGTTCATGCATCCCGGCGGCAAGCCCGAACCCGGTGAAACGGCGGTGCAGGCCGCGGCGCGGGAGCTCCAGGAGGAAGTCGGCATCATTGTGGATCCGCGGGAACTGACCCTCATGGGCGTCTGGCTGGCCGATGCCGCCAACGAGGCAGCCACGGAAATCGAAGCCACCGTCTTCACCGCGCCGGGGACCTGGGTGGCCCACCCCTCCGCGGAGATCGCCGAGATCCGGTGGCTGGACCTCACGGCGGAACTGCCCGGGGACCTGGCGCCCCTGCTCACGGACCACATCCTTCCGGCGCTGGCGCAATCCGGGCTCTGA
- a CDS encoding ABC transporter ATP-binding protein, whose amino-acid sequence MSMDGVAWRSLYNITRAKSGSRPFSKETLKRVLGFARPHRGRLIAFVAVSVAMAFLAVATPVLAGQVVNTIVARANAGEVIRLAALIAGVAVAEAALGMVSRWLSSTIGEGVIVDLRTRVFDHVQRMPIAFFTRTRTGALVSRLNNDVIGAQSAFAGTLSGVVSNVVALILTLVVMLNTSWLVTVLAMILLPIFLIPARRMGSRLADLRREAAEHNAAMGTQMTERFSAPGATLVKLFGRPDDESREFALRAGRVRDIGVRTAMLQFTFVTALTLVSALALALVYGLGGWLAIGGQLAPGDVVVLALLLTRLYAPLTALSNARVEIMSALVSFERVFEILDLKPLIQEKPGALAVPPGPVAVEFDDVRFSYPSADKVSLASLEEVSTLDTRGGEEVLHGISFRVEPGQTVALVGSSGAGKSTVAQLLSRLYDVDSGAVRLGGTAPASGLDVRDLTFDSIRATLGMVTQDGHLFHETIASNLRLARPEATDEDMWEVLRQARLETMIRSLPDGLETVVGERGYRLSGGERQRLTIARLLIAQPRVVILDEATAALDSTNEAAVQAALGAALEGRTAVVIAHRLSTIRAADAILVVEDGQIVERGTHTELLAADGRYAELYRTQFAEATAVAEEAVPEY is encoded by the coding sequence ATGAGCATGGACGGCGTCGCCTGGCGCTCGCTTTACAACATCACCCGGGCCAAGAGCGGCTCCCGGCCGTTCTCCAAGGAGACCCTCAAGCGCGTCCTCGGCTTTGCCCGGCCGCACCGCGGCAGGCTGATCGCGTTCGTGGCCGTGTCCGTCGCCATGGCCTTCCTGGCGGTGGCCACGCCGGTGCTCGCCGGCCAGGTGGTCAACACGATCGTTGCCCGCGCCAATGCCGGCGAAGTGATCCGGCTGGCGGCGCTGATCGCCGGCGTGGCGGTTGCCGAGGCAGCCCTGGGCATGGTGAGCCGCTGGCTGTCCTCCACCATCGGCGAGGGTGTCATCGTGGACCTCCGCACCAGGGTGTTCGATCATGTCCAGAGGATGCCCATCGCGTTCTTCACCCGGACCCGCACAGGCGCGCTGGTCAGCCGCCTCAACAACGACGTCATCGGCGCGCAGTCCGCCTTCGCCGGAACCCTGTCCGGTGTGGTCAGCAACGTGGTGGCCCTCATCCTCACCCTCGTGGTGATGCTCAATACCTCATGGCTGGTCACCGTGCTGGCCATGATCCTGCTGCCGATCTTCCTCATCCCCGCCCGGCGGATGGGCTCCCGGCTGGCGGACCTGCGGCGCGAGGCGGCCGAGCACAACGCGGCCATGGGCACCCAGATGACCGAGCGCTTCTCCGCCCCCGGAGCCACCCTGGTGAAGCTTTTCGGACGGCCCGACGACGAATCCCGCGAGTTCGCGCTCCGTGCAGGCCGGGTCCGCGACATCGGCGTCCGGACGGCCATGCTGCAGTTCACGTTCGTGACGGCGCTGACGCTCGTCTCCGCCCTGGCCCTGGCCCTGGTCTACGGCCTGGGCGGCTGGCTGGCCATCGGCGGCCAGCTTGCCCCGGGCGATGTCGTGGTGCTGGCGCTGCTGCTTACCCGCCTGTACGCGCCGCTCACCGCGCTGTCCAACGCCCGCGTTGAAATAATGAGTGCCCTGGTCAGCTTTGAACGGGTCTTCGAAATCCTGGACCTCAAGCCCCTCATTCAGGAAAAGCCCGGTGCGCTGGCAGTCCCGCCCGGGCCCGTGGCGGTGGAGTTCGACGACGTGCGGTTCTCCTATCCCTCCGCGGACAAGGTCTCGCTGGCCTCGCTGGAGGAGGTCTCCACGCTGGACACCCGAGGCGGCGAGGAGGTGCTGCACGGCATCAGCTTCCGGGTGGAACCCGGACAGACCGTCGCTCTGGTGGGCTCCTCCGGGGCCGGCAAGTCGACCGTGGCGCAGTTGCTGTCCCGGCTGTACGACGTCGACTCCGGCGCCGTGCGCCTCGGCGGCACCGCCCCGGCCTCCGGCCTGGACGTGCGCGACCTGACCTTCGATTCCATCCGCGCCACCCTGGGCATGGTCACCCAGGACGGGCACCTGTTCCACGAAACCATCGCCTCCAACCTCAGGCTGGCCCGCCCGGAGGCCACCGACGAGGACATGTGGGAGGTGCTGCGCCAGGCCCGGCTCGAAACCATGATCCGCTCCCTTCCCGACGGCCTGGAAACCGTGGTGGGGGAGCGCGGCTACCGGCTCTCCGGCGGGGAACGGCAGCGGCTCACCATCGCCCGGCTGCTGATCGCCCAGCCCCGCGTGGTCATCCTCGACGAAGCCACCGCCGCGCTGGACTCCACGAACGAAGCCGCCGTGCAGGCGGCGCTGGGCGCTGCGCTGGAAGGCCGTACCGCCGTCGTTATTGCCCACCGGCTCTCGACGATCCGGGCGGCTGACGCCATCCTGGTGGTGGAGGACGGACAAATTGTGGAGCGCGGCACCCACACCGAGCTGCTGGCCGCGGACGGCCGCTATGCCGAGCTGTACCGGACCCAGTTCGCCGAGGCCACGGCCGTGGCGGAGGAAGCCGTTCCGGAGTACTGA
- a CDS encoding DUF6314 family protein, with protein MNLQHPHGLRDYLLGTTPADPSSPGRSQAGRWSVERALLDRSAGTRGTFTGVVIFSSDGDGGLHFHEEGTVVWPSVKWPAGDLPAEDGGTFTGPATRDYLLRPADTPEAMDMLFPDGRPFHRMSFSPEASQDRHWCDPDTYRVTYVRHGENEFSYVWDVTGPRKDLLLESVLRRLPGTAAATDGLGSKP; from the coding sequence TTGAATCTGCAGCACCCGCACGGGCTCCGCGACTATCTGCTGGGCACAACGCCGGCTGACCCCTCATCCCCCGGCCGTTCCCAGGCAGGGCGTTGGTCCGTGGAACGGGCCCTGCTGGACCGGTCCGCCGGCACCCGCGGCACCTTCACCGGCGTCGTGATCTTCTCCTCCGACGGCGACGGCGGGCTCCACTTCCATGAGGAAGGGACCGTGGTCTGGCCTTCAGTGAAGTGGCCCGCCGGGGACTTGCCGGCAGAGGATGGCGGTACGTTCACCGGCCCGGCCACCCGCGACTACCTGCTCAGGCCCGCGGACACGCCGGAGGCGATGGACATGCTGTTTCCCGATGGCCGGCCTTTCCACCGGATGAGCTTCTCGCCGGAGGCCAGCCAGGACCGGCACTGGTGCGATCCGGACACCTACCGCGTCACGTACGTCCGCCACGGCGAGAACGAGTTCAGCTACGTCTGGGATGTCACCGGCCCGCGCAAGGACCTGCTGCTGGAGTCAGTGCTGCGGCGGCTGCCCGGAACCGCGGCGGCCACAGACGGGCTAGGCTCGAAACCGTGA
- a CDS encoding inositol monophosphatase family protein: MTELGKHKLGRHSATNLSPELDDYQLAAELVREAGQLALLMRQGGLDAQRKTSISDVVTAADHAAEAYVLEQLQRCRPDDGVLGEEGAAVHGSSGRTWVIDPVDGTYNFLQGSTYWCSAIALKDESDVLLGAIFQPEEDKLWIGGKQRATTLNGDPVTTFREDGTNRNAADLSHLGAATYIHPRWLSDPMCAMPWHAAATSAATLRMLGSGSCDLGRVADGQLGCWFQHSCPEWDWLPGKAIVTAAGGAAGSVHVNGLEWFMAGGTTAVHQLRAALESGSVD, encoded by the coding sequence GTGACGGAACTGGGCAAACACAAACTGGGCAGACACAGCGCCACCAACCTGAGCCCCGAGCTCGACGACTATCAGCTGGCGGCCGAACTGGTCCGCGAGGCCGGGCAGCTGGCCCTGCTGATGCGGCAGGGCGGCCTGGACGCCCAGCGCAAGACCTCCATCTCCGACGTCGTCACCGCCGCAGACCATGCGGCCGAAGCGTACGTGCTGGAGCAGCTGCAGCGCTGCCGCCCCGACGACGGCGTCCTGGGTGAAGAAGGCGCCGCGGTGCACGGCAGCAGCGGGCGGACCTGGGTCATCGATCCCGTGGACGGCACCTACAACTTCCTGCAGGGCTCCACCTACTGGTGCTCAGCCATCGCGCTCAAGGACGAATCCGATGTGCTGCTCGGCGCCATTTTCCAGCCCGAGGAGGACAAACTCTGGATCGGTGGCAAGCAACGCGCCACCACGCTCAACGGCGACCCCGTCACCACCTTCAGGGAGGACGGAACCAACCGCAACGCCGCCGACCTGTCCCACCTTGGCGCCGCCACCTACATCCACCCGCGCTGGCTCTCCGACCCGATGTGCGCCATGCCGTGGCATGCCGCCGCGACGTCGGCCGCGACGCTGCGGATGCTCGGATCCGGGTCGTGCGACCTCGGCCGCGTCGCTGACGGGCAGCTTGGCTGCTGGTTCCAGCACAGCTGCCCCGAATGGGACTGGCTTCCCGGAAAAGCGATCGTGACGGCTGCCGGCGGCGCCGCCGGCAGCGTCCACGTCAACGGCCTGGAATGGTTCATGGCGGGAGGAACGACGGCGGTGCACCAGCTGCGTGCCGCCCTCGAGTCAGGCTCCGTCGACTAG